Proteins found in one Rhizobium sp. NZLR1 genomic segment:
- a CDS encoding dienelactone hydrolase, translating into MNNLINLASHIPTPDATLTVAYTPIRLPMEGRQPLELRLTAPATGSHLPIVLVSHGFGPSNYLPSKDGYAPLAQFWAERGFAVIQPTHASSRVGGLPAGAPGAPFFWRERVEELKAVIEQLVEVEHQAPAVSGRLDHSRIAAAGHSFGGHTVGLLLGARVDGEDFSDPRISAGILLAAPGRGGKDMTEENASRFPFFDVDFSSLTTLSLVVCGDQDDPHFTPRGPEWHADAFQDGPGAEALLMLREVGHGLGGIAGLDARETETEAPDVLEATKRLTLAWLQTALAVDEHAWVGACGALEGLAAPIGHVTRRTH; encoded by the coding sequence ATGAACAATCTGATCAATCTCGCCAGCCACATTCCCACGCCTGATGCCACTCTCACTGTAGCCTACACCCCAATCCGTTTGCCAATGGAAGGCCGCCAGCCGCTTGAACTGCGTTTAACCGCACCTGCAACGGGCAGCCACCTGCCCATCGTGCTCGTTTCGCACGGTTTCGGCCCCTCAAATTACCTTCCATCGAAGGACGGCTACGCTCCATTGGCTCAGTTTTGGGCGGAACGCGGTTTCGCTGTCATTCAGCCAACGCATGCAAGCTCGCGCGTCGGCGGTTTGCCTGCAGGCGCACCTGGCGCGCCTTTCTTCTGGCGCGAGCGCGTGGAGGAGCTGAAGGCGGTCATCGAGCAATTGGTTGAGGTGGAACATCAGGCGCCCGCTGTCTCCGGGCGGCTGGATCATTCCCGAATCGCGGCGGCCGGTCATTCCTTTGGCGGCCACACCGTTGGGCTTCTGTTGGGCGCGCGCGTGGACGGTGAGGATTTTTCCGATCCTCGAATTTCGGCGGGAATTCTGCTGGCTGCTCCTGGGCGCGGCGGAAAGGACATGACCGAGGAGAACGCAAGCCGGTTTCCCTTCTTCGATGTGGATTTTTCCAGTCTGACAACCCTCAGCCTTGTTGTCTGTGGTGATCAGGATGATCCGCATTTCACCCCGCGCGGTCCCGAATGGCATGCGGATGCTTTTCAGGATGGCCCGGGCGCGGAGGCACTGTTGATGTTGCGCGAGGTTGGACACGGGCTTGGCGGGATTGCCGGCCTTGACGCGCGCGAGACCGAAACCGAGGCTCCAGATGTACTGGAAGCCACGAAACGTTTGACCCTCGCCTGGCTTCAGACGGCACTTGCAGTCGATGAACATGCGTGGGTTGGCGCGTGCGGCGCGCTTGAGGGTCTTGCGGCTCCGATTGGGCACGTCACGCGCCGTACACACTAA
- a CDS encoding MBL fold metallo-hydrolase: MTTELFQVKFWGVRGSIPVSGPEFDRYGGNTSCIEIRCGKHRMIFDAGSGLREAGLSLLADGVSDVDLFFSHCHYDHIIGLPFFKAIYYPSINVNIWSGHLDGKMSTREMVEQFISPPWFPVKTDICQATMNFRDFHSGQVLTPHEGIEIKTFMLNHPGGAIGYRIEWQGRSVALIYDIEHIPGAYDPVSLEMMKGADLVVYDCTYNEDEMQRFKGFGHSTWEHGTELAKIAGAKRFALFHHAPSRTDEQLAQMETQAQAAFPESFAARDNQIVVI; the protein is encoded by the coding sequence ATGACGACAGAACTGTTTCAGGTAAAATTTTGGGGCGTCCGGGGCAGTATTCCCGTATCGGGCCCCGAGTTCGACCGCTACGGCGGTAATACGTCCTGCATCGAAATTCGCTGCGGAAAACATCGGATGATCTTCGACGCGGGCTCCGGCCTGCGCGAGGCGGGGCTGTCATTGCTCGCCGACGGCGTCAGCGACGTCGATCTGTTCTTCAGCCATTGCCATTACGACCACATCATCGGCCTGCCGTTTTTCAAGGCGATCTATTATCCCTCGATCAACGTCAACATCTGGTCCGGCCATCTCGACGGCAAGATGAGCACGCGGGAAATGGTCGAGCAGTTCATCAGCCCGCCCTGGTTTCCGGTCAAGACCGACATCTGTCAGGCGACGATGAACTTCCGAGATTTCCATTCCGGACAGGTGCTGACGCCTCACGAGGGCATCGAGATCAAGACCTTCATGCTCAACCACCCGGGCGGCGCCATCGGCTACCGCATCGAATGGCAGGGCCGTTCGGTCGCACTGATCTATGATATCGAGCATATTCCAGGCGCTTACGACCCGGTCTCGCTGGAGATGATGAAGGGTGCCGATCTCGTCGTCTACGACTGCACCTACAATGAAGACGAGATGCAGCGTTTCAAGGGCTTCGGCCATTCGACCTGGGAGCATGGCACCGAGCTTGCAAAGATAGCCGGCGCCAAACGTTTCGCCCTGTTCCACCACGCCCCCTCCCGCACCGACGAACAGCTGGCGCAGATGGAAACGCAGGCGCAGGCCGCATTCCCTGAATCCTTTGCCGCCCGCGACAACCAGATCGTGGTGATCTAG
- a CDS encoding amino acid ABC transporter permease codes for MGHDEFVFLLIGLKWTVVLSAVGFVCGCIAGLGVALARVSGIPLLERLTAGYIAVFQGTPLLMQLFVTYYGLALVGLMLDAWVAVAIGLTLHASAYLGEIWRGSIEAVPRGQTEAAKALSLRYISRMKDVILPQALRISLPATVGFLVQLIKGTSLASIVGFTELTRAGNIISNQIFQPLTVFGVVGILYFLMCCPLTILGARLERRFAASAR; via the coding sequence ATGGGTCACGACGAGTTCGTCTTCCTCCTGATCGGCCTGAAATGGACCGTCGTCCTCTCCGCAGTCGGCTTTGTCTGCGGCTGCATTGCCGGGCTCGGTGTCGCTCTCGCCCGCGTCTCGGGCATCCCGCTGTTGGAACGCCTGACCGCCGGCTACATCGCCGTCTTCCAGGGAACGCCGCTTCTGATGCAGCTTTTCGTGACCTATTACGGTCTCGCTCTGGTCGGGCTGATGCTCGATGCCTGGGTGGCCGTCGCCATCGGACTGACGCTTCATGCCAGCGCCTATCTCGGCGAGATCTGGCGCGGATCGATCGAGGCGGTTCCGCGCGGCCAGACGGAAGCGGCGAAGGCTTTGAGCCTTCGTTATATCTCCCGCATGAAGGATGTCATCCTGCCGCAGGCGCTGCGCATCTCGCTGCCTGCCACGGTCGGCTTCCTCGTGCAGTTGATCAAAGGCACCTCTCTTGCCTCGATCGTCGGCTTCACCGAGCTGACCCGCGCCGGCAACATCATCTCCAATCAGATCTTCCAACCGCTGACGGTCTTCGGCGTCGTCGGCATCCTGTACTTCCTGATGTGCTGCCCGTTGACGATTCTCGGGGCGCGTCTCGAGCGAAGGTTCGCCGCCTCCGCGCGCTGA
- a CDS encoding amino acid ABC transporter ATP-binding protein — protein sequence MTSPIPAQAAETMISMAQVEKWYGSFQALHDINMTVRSGERIVLCGPSGSGKSTLIRCINHLETYQKGEIRVGGIVLSDQAKTVDAIRREVGMVFQQFNLFPHLTVLQNCMLAPMKAIGVGRAEAEERARGLLERVKILEQADKYPVQLSGGQQQRVAIARALCMRPKVMLFDEPTSALDPEMVKEVLDTMIALADEGMTMICVTHEMGFARQVADRVIFMASGAIVEEAPPAEFFTNPQHERTRKFLGEILRK from the coding sequence ATGACCAGTCCCATTCCCGCCCAGGCCGCAGAAACCATGATCTCCATGGCGCAGGTGGAAAAGTGGTACGGCTCGTTTCAAGCCCTTCACGATATCAACATGACGGTCCGCAGCGGCGAGAGGATCGTCCTGTGCGGGCCTTCCGGCAGCGGCAAGTCGACGCTCATTCGCTGTATCAACCATCTCGAGACCTACCAGAAAGGTGAAATCCGGGTTGGCGGCATCGTTCTGAGTGACCAGGCCAAGACCGTCGATGCGATCCGCCGGGAGGTCGGCATGGTCTTCCAGCAGTTCAATCTGTTTCCGCACCTGACCGTGCTGCAGAACTGCATGCTGGCGCCGATGAAGGCGATCGGCGTCGGCAGGGCGGAAGCCGAGGAACGGGCACGCGGGCTGCTTGAGCGGGTCAAGATCCTGGAGCAGGCCGACAAATACCCGGTCCAGCTCTCAGGCGGCCAGCAGCAGCGCGTCGCCATTGCCCGCGCGCTTTGCATGCGGCCGAAAGTGATGCTGTTCGACGAGCCGACGTCGGCGCTCGACCCGGAGATGGTCAAGGAGGTGCTGGATACGATGATCGCATTGGCCGACGAGGGCATGACGATGATCTGTGTCACCCATGAGATGGGCTTTGCCCGCCAGGTCGCCGACCGGGTGATCTTCATGGCCAGCGGCGCGATCGTCGAGGAAGCCCCGCCCGCCGAATTCTTCACTAACCCGCAGCACGAGCGCACCCGGAAATTTCTCGGAGAAATCCTGCGGAAGTAG
- a CDS encoding sugar phosphate isomerase/epimerase and 4-hydroxyphenylpyruvate domain-containing protein — translation MKTSIATVTISGELPEKLEAIARAGFDGVEIFENDFLAFDGSPADVGKLVRDHGLEITLFQPFRDFEGMPEPLRSRTFDRAERKFDVMQQLGTDLVLVCSNVSPAAIGGIDRAAEDFRELGERAARRGLRVGYEALAWGRHISDHRDAWEIVRRADHPNVGLILDSFHTLSRKIDVNSIRSLPKEKIFIVQLADAPLIDMDLLYWSRHFRNMPGEGDLPVTAFTEAVAATGYDGYFSLEIFNDQFRGGLSRAIAADGHRSLIYLGDQVRRHLGADSMTGAAMPQRAAVKGVGFVEFATDEQDEVELVALLRTLGFKQTAVHRTKKVSLFEQGEIRILVNVDQAGFANAAYAVHGTFAYAIALVVDDAAKAYARALALDAEAFSQPVAAGELELPAIRGVGGGIVYLIDDKSALGRFSEIDFRPVTDDAQTADGGLFRVDHVAQTVGYDEMLTWLLFYTSIFETHKTPMVDIIDPAGVVRSQVVENQSGELRITMNGAENRRTLAGHFIAEKFGSGIQHLAFSTDDIFATAEKLRGCGFRSLHISPNYYDDVEARFGLDPVMTERLKAENILYDRDEHGEYFQLYSGTYGEGFFFEIVERRGYRGYGAPNAIFRIAALKRQMRPEGIPKDAY, via the coding sequence ATGAAGACCTCGATTGCGACTGTGACGATCAGCGGCGAACTGCCGGAAAAGCTCGAGGCAATCGCCCGAGCGGGCTTCGACGGCGTCGAGATTTTCGAAAATGATTTCCTGGCATTCGACGGAAGCCCGGCCGATGTCGGAAAACTCGTGCGCGACCATGGCCTGGAGATCACGCTGTTTCAGCCGTTTCGAGATTTCGAGGGCATGCCGGAGCCGCTGCGAAGCCGCACCTTCGATCGCGCCGAACGGAAGTTCGACGTGATGCAGCAGCTTGGAACAGATTTGGTGCTGGTCTGCTCGAACGTCTCGCCGGCGGCCATCGGCGGCATCGACCGTGCGGCTGAGGATTTCCGGGAACTCGGCGAGCGTGCCGCCCGGCGTGGACTGAGAGTGGGCTACGAGGCGCTCGCCTGGGGTCGCCATATCAGCGACCACCGCGACGCCTGGGAAATCGTGCGACGCGCCGATCATCCGAATGTCGGCCTCATCCTCGACAGCTTCCACACCTTGTCGCGCAAGATCGACGTCAATTCCATCCGCTCGCTTCCCAAAGAGAAGATCTTTATCGTCCAGCTTGCCGATGCGCCGCTGATCGACATGGACCTGCTCTATTGGAGCCGTCACTTCCGAAATATGCCTGGAGAAGGCGATCTTCCCGTCACGGCGTTCACCGAAGCCGTCGCTGCCACAGGTTATGACGGGTATTTCTCGCTGGAGATTTTCAACGACCAGTTTCGAGGCGGCCTGTCGCGGGCAATCGCCGCCGACGGCCACCGCTCACTGATCTATCTCGGCGACCAGGTGCGGCGCCATCTCGGCGCCGACAGCATGACCGGGGCGGCGATGCCGCAAAGGGCTGCCGTGAAAGGTGTCGGCTTCGTGGAGTTTGCCACGGACGAACAAGATGAAGTCGAGCTGGTGGCTTTGCTGCGCACCCTCGGGTTCAAGCAGACTGCCGTCCACCGCACCAAGAAAGTCTCTCTGTTCGAGCAGGGCGAGATCCGGATCCTCGTCAATGTCGATCAGGCGGGATTCGCCAATGCGGCCTACGCCGTTCATGGCACGTTTGCCTATGCGATCGCCTTGGTCGTCGACGATGCCGCAAAGGCGTATGCGCGCGCCCTTGCCCTGGATGCGGAGGCATTCAGCCAGCCGGTCGCGGCGGGCGAGCTTGAACTGCCGGCCATTCGGGGTGTGGGCGGCGGCATCGTCTATCTGATCGACGACAAGAGCGCCTTGGGGCGCTTTTCCGAAATCGACTTTCGGCCGGTCACCGACGACGCCCAGACGGCGGACGGCGGCCTTTTTCGCGTCGATCACGTCGCCCAGACGGTCGGCTATGATGAAATGCTCACCTGGCTTCTGTTCTACACGTCGATCTTCGAGACCCATAAGACCCCGATGGTCGACATCATCGATCCAGCCGGGGTGGTGCGCAGCCAAGTCGTCGAGAACCAGTCGGGCGAGTTGCGCATTACCATGAACGGAGCCGAAAATCGCCGCACCCTGGCCGGACATTTCATTGCGGAGAAGTTCGGGTCCGGCATCCAGCATCTGGCATTTTCAACCGACGACATCTTTGCAACCGCCGAAAAACTTCGTGGCTGCGGCTTCAGGTCCCTGCACATTTCGCCGAACTATTACGACGACGTCGAAGCCCGCTTCGGGCTCGATCCTGTCATGACCGAGCGGCTGAAAGCAGAGAACATCCTCTATGACCGAGACGAGCATGGCGAATATTTCCAGCTCTATAGCGGAACCTATGGCGAGGGTTTCTTTTTCGAGATCGTCGAGCGCCGCGGCTATCGCGGATATGGCGCGCCAAATGCAATTTTCCGGATCGCCGCGCTGAAAAGGCAGATGCGTCCGGAAGGAATTCCGAAAGACGCTTATTAA
- a CDS encoding amino acid ABC transporter permease codes for MNYKLDFTPVIDGLPSLLLGCLGTFLLAICGMLLAIVIGIGGVALRDSPLKPVRWLVIAFVELIRNTPFLVQIFFIYFALPLTGIRLDPTPTAIIALGINGGAYAIEIIRGGVQSIPKGQMEAGLALGLHKAQVFRLIILKPALRAIYPSLTSQFVLLTLTTSIASAISAYELTSVSQRIESESFRSFEVYFTVTVFYFVISWLMMRLFALFSARYFKYPVK; via the coding sequence ATGAATTATAAGTTGGATTTCACCCCGGTTATCGATGGGCTGCCAAGTCTGCTGCTCGGCTGTCTCGGGACATTCCTGCTTGCCATTTGTGGAATGCTGCTGGCGATCGTCATCGGAATTGGCGGAGTTGCCCTGCGCGATTCTCCGCTGAAGCCGGTGCGGTGGCTGGTCATCGCCTTCGTCGAGTTGATCCGCAACACGCCGTTCCTGGTCCAGATCTTTTTCATCTACTTCGCGCTTCCGCTCACCGGCATCAGGCTGGATCCAACGCCGACGGCGATCATCGCGCTCGGCATCAATGGTGGCGCCTATGCAATCGAGATCATTCGCGGCGGCGTCCAGTCGATCCCGAAGGGGCAGATGGAAGCCGGCCTGGCGCTTGGCCTGCACAAGGCGCAGGTCTTCCGGCTGATCATCCTCAAGCCGGCGTTGCGGGCGATCTACCCGTCTCTGACCAGCCAGTTCGTGCTGTTGACACTGACCACCAGCATTGCCTCGGCGATCTCGGCCTACGAGCTGACCTCCGTTTCCCAGCGGATCGAATCGGAGAGCTTTCGGAGCTTCGAAGTCTACTTCACCGTCACGGTTTTCTATTTCGTGATTTCCTGGCTGATGATGCGCCTGTTTGCGCTGTTTTCGGCCCGCTACTTCAAATATCCCGTCAAGTAG
- a CDS encoding GntR family transcriptional regulator, with the protein MLQPVVNETIAESSYRRIRADIIFGRLAPGQKLRLESLKEAYDTSISTLREVLNRLSSEGLVVAEGQKGFEVSPVSVSDLKETAAMRLLLETHALEQSFAHGDVEWEAPLVSAHYKLARMEQVMATGDTSRAEDWKRYDWEFHQALISACGSKLLMQTHSGIFDKYLRYQMVALSYRGDVAADEHQQLLDAALRRDAETAKRVLAFHIQGGVEHALAKGTLK; encoded by the coding sequence ATGCTCCAGCCTGTTGTAAACGAGACCATCGCCGAGAGCAGCTACCGGCGCATTCGGGCCGACATCATTTTCGGGCGGCTGGCGCCCGGGCAAAAATTGAGACTGGAAAGCCTGAAGGAGGCCTACGATACCAGCATCAGTACGCTCAGAGAGGTGCTGAACCGGCTCTCCTCCGAGGGTCTGGTCGTTGCCGAGGGACAGAAGGGGTTTGAAGTTTCTCCGGTATCCGTCTCCGACCTCAAGGAGACGGCGGCAATGCGGCTTCTGCTCGAGACGCATGCCTTGGAGCAGTCATTCGCGCATGGAGACGTGGAATGGGAGGCGCCGCTGGTATCGGCCCACTACAAACTGGCGCGGATGGAGCAGGTGATGGCAACCGGCGACACCAGCAGGGCCGAGGACTGGAAGCGCTATGATTGGGAATTCCACCAGGCCTTGATTTCCGCATGCGGGTCGAAACTGCTGATGCAGACCCACTCGGGGATCTTCGACAAATATCTAAGGTATCAGATGGTCGCTTTGTCCTACCGGGGTGACGTCGCCGCCGATGAACACCAGCAGCTTCTGGATGCGGCCCTGCGACGGGATGCAGAGACGGCCAAGCGAGTGCTTGCGTTTCATATCCAGGGCGGGGTGGAACATGCGCTGGCCAAAGGGACATTGAAATAA
- a CDS encoding transporter substrate-binding domain-containing protein has product MFKSMLTRRNAMLGAAAFVAAVTLAQPAAAITPDEIKARGKIIVGIQGDNPPWGFVTSGGKQDGLDADIATLFAKELGVTVEFVPLEVNNRIPALTAGRVDVLFATMAMLPDRAKAVQFSKPYVANAIVLIGPKSAEIKTNADMAKFSVGVAKGAAQDTQVTKNAPEGTTIRRYDGDAASVQSLVSGQVDTLGGNIFYMDRVEKARPGEFENKLEFQKLYNGACTRLGEKEINAALNTFIDKIKANGELKTVYDKWMKVPVPQFPETLEGIPFAVN; this is encoded by the coding sequence ATGTTCAAGTCTATGCTGACGCGCCGAAACGCCATGCTCGGAGCCGCAGCCTTTGTGGCTGCCGTCACCTTGGCGCAACCGGCCGCCGCGATTACGCCTGATGAAATCAAGGCTCGCGGTAAGATCATCGTCGGAATTCAGGGTGACAACCCGCCTTGGGGTTTTGTGACCAGCGGCGGCAAACAGGACGGCCTCGACGCCGACATCGCGACGCTGTTTGCCAAGGAATTGGGTGTTACCGTCGAGTTCGTGCCGCTTGAAGTCAACAACCGCATTCCGGCCCTCACGGCCGGCCGCGTCGACGTTCTGTTTGCAACCATGGCGATGCTGCCGGATCGCGCAAAGGCCGTGCAGTTCAGCAAGCCCTATGTGGCCAATGCCATCGTTCTGATCGGTCCCAAATCGGCAGAGATCAAGACGAATGCCGACATGGCCAAATTCAGCGTCGGCGTCGCCAAGGGTGCAGCGCAGGACACGCAGGTGACGAAGAACGCGCCTGAGGGCACGACGATCCGGCGCTATGACGGAGACGCTGCGAGCGTCCAATCCCTCGTTTCCGGCCAGGTCGATACGCTGGGCGGCAACATCTTCTATATGGACCGCGTCGAGAAGGCCCGTCCGGGCGAATTCGAAAACAAGCTTGAATTCCAGAAACTCTACAACGGCGCTTGCACGCGTCTCGGCGAGAAGGAAATCAACGCGGCGCTGAACACCTTCATCGACAAGATCAAGGCAAACGGCGAGCTCAAGACCGTCTACGACAAGTGGATGAAGGTCCCGGTCCCGCAATTCCCGGAAACGCTGGAAGGCATTCCGTTTGCGGTGAACTGA
- a CDS encoding SDR family oxidoreductase: protein MPKILVTGCSSGFGLAIAHTFLQAGWDVAATMRTPRTDLLPDTESLRVIALDVTNAESIIRAVETAGPIDALVNNAGVGMLNVLEGAEMSNVRDLFETNVFGAIALTKAVLPQMRVRGAGVIVNVSSSVTIKPLPALSIYSASKAALNAFTESLALEAALFGVRTRLVLPGSAPTTAFGKNAVARMGMEIPQPYSAFVHDYLTALRTGTEVTTPEDVAQAVWRAVTEPDAPMRSPAGADAQTWFRETGHPVA from the coding sequence ATGCCAAAGATCCTCGTCACCGGTTGCTCTTCCGGATTCGGGCTCGCCATCGCGCACACCTTCCTGCAGGCTGGATGGGACGTGGCCGCGACCATGCGCACCCCGCGGACCGACCTGCTACCGGATACTGAAAGCCTTAGAGTGATTGCGTTGGATGTTACCAATGCGGAAAGCATCATAAGGGCTGTCGAAACCGCCGGGCCGATCGATGCTCTGGTCAACAATGCCGGTGTTGGCATGCTGAACGTGCTGGAAGGCGCTGAGATGTCGAATGTCCGCGACCTCTTCGAAACAAATGTCTTCGGCGCGATCGCACTGACCAAAGCGGTCCTTCCGCAGATGCGGGTACGAGGTGCGGGCGTCATCGTGAATGTCAGTTCCAGCGTCACCATCAAGCCGCTGCCTGCACTATCCATTTATAGCGCCAGTAAGGCGGCTTTGAACGCTTTCACCGAAAGCCTTGCCCTTGAGGCCGCGCTCTTCGGCGTGCGCACGCGGCTGGTGCTGCCCGGCTCGGCTCCGACGACCGCCTTCGGGAAGAATGCAGTGGCACGCATGGGAATGGAGATCCCCCAACCTTACAGCGCATTCGTTCACGACTATCTCACGGCCTTGCGCACGGGGACCGAGGTGACGACGCCGGAAGATGTGGCCCAGGCCGTCTGGCGTGCCGTAACGGAGCCGGACGCGCCGATGCGGAGCCCTGCCGGGGCGGATGCGCAGACCTGGTTCCGCGAGACAGGTCATCCTGTGGCGTGA
- a CDS encoding AraC family transcriptional regulator, whose translation MTDPIAEVVSLLKPIPSISKLVTGGGRWLVERTELGSPFYCAVVEGCCRMTITGGEPMLLTAGDFVLVPEVFSFTMSSLEPPHRGALAQRLETSPGVFRLGDPDAPAEIKAMVGHCAFGSDDKALLVSLLPEVIHVRGEDRLTMLVRMINDETRHDRTAREMVLRRLLEVMLIEALRSTSGAAAPPGLLRGMADPQLAPTLRRIHEHPGRSITVEALAQDSAMSRSTFFERFRREVGVAPMEYATGWRMALAKQLLRSDVATAEIAQRVGYGSASAFSVAFSRHVGTSPGAYARSNPLG comes from the coding sequence ATGACCGACCCAATTGCAGAAGTCGTTTCCCTGCTGAAGCCAATCCCGTCGATATCCAAATTGGTGACAGGCGGCGGCCGCTGGCTCGTCGAGCGCACTGAGCTCGGAAGCCCCTTCTATTGCGCCGTGGTCGAAGGGTGTTGTCGGATGACCATCACAGGTGGTGAGCCGATGCTGCTGACGGCCGGTGACTTCGTGCTGGTTCCGGAAGTCTTCTCGTTCACAATGAGCAGCTTGGAACCACCGCATCGCGGAGCGCTTGCGCAGCGTCTTGAGACTAGTCCGGGTGTATTCCGGTTGGGAGACCCTGATGCGCCGGCCGAGATCAAGGCAATGGTTGGACATTGTGCTTTCGGCTCGGATGACAAGGCTCTTCTCGTCTCGCTATTGCCGGAGGTCATTCATGTCCGCGGTGAAGACCGCCTAACCATGCTGGTCCGGATGATAAACGACGAAACGCGACACGACCGGACTGCCCGAGAAATGGTGCTTCGCCGGTTGTTGGAGGTGATGTTGATTGAGGCGTTACGCTCAACGAGCGGTGCGGCTGCGCCACCGGGCCTCTTGCGCGGCATGGCCGATCCGCAGCTGGCGCCCACATTGCGCCGGATTCACGAACATCCAGGTCGCAGTATAACCGTGGAAGCGCTGGCGCAGGATTCAGCCATGTCACGTTCAACTTTCTTTGAGCGGTTCCGGAGAGAGGTTGGTGTAGCCCCCATGGAATACGCAACTGGCTGGCGGATGGCACTGGCAAAGCAACTCCTTCGCAGTGATGTTGCAACCGCAGAGATTGCACAACGCGTTGGCTATGGCTCGGCAAGCGCGTTTAGCGTGGCATTTAGCCGGCACGTGGGAACATCGCCCGGGGCCTATGCGCGATCAAATCCTCTTGGGTAA
- a CDS encoding type II 3-dehydroquinate dehydratase → MTRTIFVLNGPNLNLLGEREPAIYGSTTLADIKDKCLAKAGSLGFAIDFRQTNFEGELVESVHQARKGACGIIINPAGYTFTSIALLDALKMFDPPKIELHISNVHARESIYHNSLISRVATAIMIGFGARGYELAIEAMADMAGAAKA, encoded by the coding sequence ATGACCAGAACCATCTTTGTGCTCAACGGACCGAACCTGAACCTGCTGGGTGAGCGCGAGCCTGCCATCTACGGGTCGACGACGCTGGCAGATATCAAGGACAAGTGCCTCGCAAAGGCTGGGAGTCTCGGCTTTGCCATCGACTTCCGCCAGACCAATTTCGAGGGCGAGTTGGTCGAAAGCGTGCACCAGGCCCGCAAAGGGGCCTGCGGTATCATCATCAATCCGGCCGGCTATACCTTCACCTCAATCGCGCTTCTCGATGCGCTGAAGATGTTCGATCCGCCGAAGATCGAGCTGCACATCTCGAATGTTCATGCGCGCGAAAGCATCTACCACAATTCGCTGATCTCGCGCGTCGCCACGGCGATCATGATCGGCTTTGGCGCCCGCGGTTATGAGCTCGCGATAGAAGCTATGGCCGACATGGCGGGAGCAGCGAAGGCATGA
- a CDS encoding GntR family transcriptional regulator: MLKQVHDPAETVSDVVFRQIREDIISGILAPGAKIKLEQAKERYSIGISSLREILSRLTTENLVVAEGQRGFEVSPASRRELLELADLRIVLETHAIGPAFAAGNLEWEGRIVAAHHRLAAAERKLLAGDVSRTVDWVRYDWEFHQAIVSACNSATLMATLSSVFDRFLRYHMLAESFRGKPVVDDHRLLFELSIQRDVAGATEVVRRHVQSGVEHVLKSGRIL; the protein is encoded by the coding sequence ATGCTCAAGCAAGTCCACGACCCGGCTGAAACAGTAAGCGATGTCGTCTTCCGGCAGATCCGCGAGGATATCATATCAGGCATATTGGCGCCGGGGGCCAAGATCAAACTGGAGCAGGCAAAGGAGCGCTACTCGATCGGCATTTCGTCGCTGCGCGAAATTCTGAGCCGCCTGACCACGGAGAACCTCGTCGTCGCCGAGGGGCAGCGTGGTTTTGAAGTGAGCCCTGCTTCGCGGCGGGAGTTGCTGGAGCTTGCCGACCTGAGGATCGTTCTTGAAACGCATGCGATCGGCCCTGCATTCGCAGCCGGAAATCTCGAATGGGAAGGGCGCATCGTCGCTGCCCATCACCGGCTGGCTGCCGCTGAGCGCAAGCTGCTGGCGGGCGACGTCTCGCGCACGGTCGACTGGGTCCGATACGATTGGGAGTTCCATCAGGCGATCGTCTCGGCCTGCAATTCAGCGACGCTGATGGCGACATTGTCGTCGGTGTTCGACCGCTTCCTTCGTTACCATATGCTGGCCGAAAGCTTTCGCGGAAAGCCTGTTGTCGATGACCACAGGCTTTTGTTCGAACTGTCCATTCAACGTGACGTCGCCGGCGCGACCGAGGTGGTCAGACGGCATGTACAAAGCGGCGTAGAGCATGTGCTGAAGAGCGGCCGCATTCTCTGA